The Corynebacterium poyangense genome includes a window with the following:
- the nadA gene encoding quinolinate synthase NadA yields MTHSPTATIHDQQEEIKKLAQRRNAVILAHNYQLPEIQDLADYVGDSLALSRIAAETDADEVVFCGVHFMAETAKILSPNKRVFIPDAKAGCSLADSISAEQLRAWKAEHPGAVVVSYVNTTAEVKAETDICCTSSNAVEVVQSIPADQEILFCPDQFLGAHVQRATGRNNIHLWLGECHVHADISPTGLKEAVAQHPEADLFIHPECGCTTSALWMASHGDFPAERTHILSTGGMLEAARTSTTATVLVATEVGILHQLRKARPDTQFAAVNPEAACPYMQMITLDKLLNCLREGKDEVDVEPHIADAARSAVERMIAIGQPGGGE; encoded by the coding sequence ATGACTCACTCCCCTACCGCAACTATTCACGATCAGCAAGAAGAAATTAAGAAGCTAGCCCAGCGCCGCAACGCCGTGATTCTGGCGCACAACTATCAACTCCCCGAGATCCAGGATCTCGCTGATTATGTGGGAGACTCTTTGGCGTTGTCTCGAATAGCAGCGGAAACTGACGCCGATGAGGTGGTTTTTTGCGGCGTTCACTTTATGGCGGAGACGGCAAAAATTCTCTCTCCCAATAAGCGGGTTTTTATTCCCGACGCCAAGGCGGGCTGTTCTTTAGCTGACAGCATCAGCGCTGAACAACTACGGGCGTGGAAGGCGGAACATCCCGGTGCTGTAGTGGTGTCTTATGTCAACACCACGGCGGAGGTAAAAGCCGAAACCGATATTTGCTGCACTAGTTCCAACGCGGTGGAGGTTGTGCAATCTATTCCGGCTGATCAGGAGATTTTATTTTGCCCCGACCAATTCCTGGGTGCACATGTTCAGCGCGCAACTGGCCGCAATAATATTCACCTCTGGCTAGGAGAATGTCATGTTCATGCCGATATTTCGCCAACCGGACTAAAAGAAGCCGTGGCACAACATCCTGAAGCAGACTTGTTTATACACCCTGAATGTGGTTGTACCACCTCTGCTCTCTGGATGGCTAGTCATGGAGATTTCCCGGCTGAACGCACCCATATCTTGTCTACCGGAGGAATGCTTGAGGCGGCCCGAACCAGCACCACCGCTACTGTTTTAGTCGCTACTGAAGTTGGCATATTGCACCAATTGCGTAAAGCCCGCCCCGATACTCAATTTGCCGCGGTTAATCCGGAAGCAGCGTGCCCCTATATGCAGATGATCACTCTGGATAAGCTGCTTAATTGTCTCCGAGAAGGAAAAGACGAGGTAGACGTCGAACCTCATATTGCTGACGCTGCCCGCAGCGCCGTGGAAAGAATGATTGCCATTGGACAGCCGGGAGGTGGGGAATGA
- a CDS encoding NAD(P)/FAD-dependent oxidoreductase encodes MTGFPHASKTATIIGAGMVGLATAWFLQERGYQVTVLDKTGPAAGSSWGNAGWLTPAKILPLADTSLWTYGPTALFNPDAALSVPPRFEPALWGFFAQFMAHATPRAWDRTMAGLVPLAQSCLDAFDEIDATIPVALQSRPTPFVAAFEKKAEAHGFLKEIDGVRRHGIPAELSEITNVDDYAPMLSDRISLAYRLDGQRFIEPGPYVIALAEAIENRGAQLRWGINVTRVRPASSANHAPTVLCESGEEIISEQVVIANGAWLPGLAREHGVRLPVKAGRGYSFSVATDTPAEHPVYLPYHRVACTPYQGRFRIAGTMEFRGPDEPLHPRRIEAIIRNTKPLMRGIDFNERYDEWVGSRPVTPDGLSLVGRTRTEGVFVAGGHGMWGIALGPATGKALAKLMETGVAPPEIAPCYPLR; translated from the coding sequence ATGACTGGCTTCCCACATGCTTCAAAAACTGCAACGATTATCGGGGCAGGGATGGTTGGTTTAGCAACTGCGTGGTTTCTCCAGGAGCGCGGTTATCAGGTGACGGTGTTAGACAAGACCGGACCTGCGGCTGGTTCTTCGTGGGGGAATGCAGGGTGGCTTACTCCGGCAAAAATTTTGCCCTTAGCGGATACCTCCTTATGGACCTATGGTCCTACCGCCCTTTTTAACCCCGACGCAGCGCTTTCTGTTCCGCCTCGTTTTGAACCGGCTCTCTGGGGTTTCTTTGCGCAATTTATGGCTCACGCCACTCCTCGAGCGTGGGATAGGACGATGGCCGGTTTGGTGCCTTTAGCCCAATCCTGTCTTGATGCTTTTGATGAGATTGACGCCACCATTCCCGTAGCGTTGCAGTCTCGCCCCACCCCTTTTGTGGCGGCTTTTGAGAAGAAAGCAGAAGCCCACGGTTTTCTCAAAGAAATTGATGGGGTCCGACGCCACGGGATCCCCGCTGAACTGAGTGAAATCACCAACGTGGACGATTATGCGCCTATGCTTTCAGATCGAATATCCTTGGCCTACCGCCTGGACGGTCAGCGTTTTATTGAGCCTGGTCCCTATGTGATTGCTTTAGCAGAGGCGATAGAAAATCGAGGAGCACAGCTGCGTTGGGGGATTAACGTAACGAGAGTACGTCCCGCCTCATCCGCTAATCATGCCCCGACGGTGTTGTGTGAGAGCGGCGAGGAAATTATCTCTGAGCAAGTGGTTATCGCGAATGGGGCGTGGCTACCTGGACTGGCCAGAGAACACGGCGTCCGCCTCCCGGTTAAGGCTGGACGAGGTTATTCCTTTAGCGTCGCCACTGACACACCCGCCGAACACCCGGTTTATCTGCCTTATCACCGGGTGGCGTGCACCCCTTACCAAGGGCGATTCCGGATTGCCGGAACCATGGAGTTCCGCGGCCCCGACGAACCTTTGCACCCTCGACGGATCGAAGCGATTATCCGCAATACTAAGCCGCTGATGAGGGGAATTGATTTCAACGAGCGCTACGACGAATGGGTGGGTTCTCGACCCGTCACCCCAGATGGGCTATCGCTGGTAGGGCGAACCCGAACCGAAGGAGTTTTCGTCGCCGGCGGCCACGGCATGTGGGGGATAGCTCTGGGGCCTGCAACCGGAAAAGCGCTGGCCAAACTGATGGAAACCGGTGTCGCCCCACCAGAGATCGCCCCTTGCTACCCGCTTCGATAG
- the nadC gene encoding carboxylating nicotinate-nucleotide diphosphorylase produces MMLKSNYVREVVNRALDEDLEWGPDITTDATVPIGQHGTALVVAREAGVVAGLPVAQVVAEQWALRRKLDPGTITCEHMLDDGQRIQAGETALAISAPIREILSFERVLLNFLSQLSGVATHTRRWVDAVEGTGAQIRDTRKTIPTLRKLQKYAVRCGGGVNHRMGLGDAALVKDNHIAATGSLGLAVERIRSADPDITIQVECDTEDQVQEALDAGVNLLLLDNMSPRQVANCVAAIHQAGAKAEASGELKLSNARAYAETGVDYLAVGALTHSSTVLDLGLDLG; encoded by the coding sequence ATGATGCTTAAGAGCAACTATGTGCGCGAAGTGGTCAACCGGGCCCTTGATGAAGATTTGGAGTGGGGTCCTGACATCACCACCGACGCGACCGTACCGATTGGACAACACGGAACTGCGTTAGTTGTTGCTAGAGAAGCTGGTGTTGTAGCGGGACTACCGGTAGCCCAGGTGGTCGCTGAACAATGGGCATTGCGCCGAAAGCTTGACCCCGGAACTATCACCTGCGAACACATGCTCGATGACGGCCAACGAATCCAGGCTGGGGAGACTGCCTTAGCTATAAGCGCACCTATCCGAGAAATCCTCAGTTTTGAACGGGTTTTGTTGAATTTCCTAAGCCAGTTATCTGGGGTGGCCACGCATACCCGACGCTGGGTAGATGCAGTTGAGGGGACCGGGGCGCAAATACGCGATACTCGGAAAACCATTCCTACTTTGAGGAAATTGCAAAAATATGCCGTGCGATGCGGAGGGGGCGTCAATCACCGAATGGGGTTGGGCGACGCCGCGCTGGTGAAAGATAACCACATTGCAGCCACGGGATCGCTTGGACTTGCCGTGGAGCGGATCCGCTCTGCCGATCCTGACATCACTATTCAGGTGGAATGCGATACCGAAGACCAAGTCCAGGAGGCCCTCGACGCTGGGGTGAACTTGTTGCTCCTAGATAATATGAGTCCACGCCAGGTGGCGAACTGCGTTGCCGCTATTCACCAGGCGGGGGCGAAAGCAGAAGCCAGCGGAGAGCTAAAACTAAGCAATGCGAGGGCCTATGCGGAAACTGGGGTGGACTACCTAGCGGTAGGGGCGCTGACCCATTCCAGCACCGTTCTGGATTTAGGGCTTGACTTGGGATAA
- a CDS encoding NUDIX hydrolase, with protein sequence MTDVKNAKSPLGPQYPMRDPAGTAKFRHQAIAVILKTDIEEGLQVLLHRRLHEPFSGRWELPSGSVEVNENLDHSVRRHLSRYIDPHVISHQEQLGTYSDVHRDPYDRTIATSYLILVPWNVGEINRGEGQWQTVSHAGDLAFDHQRILGDGIDRLRAKLSYSNISFALAPHSFSIAQLREAYRTVLGYDVAATNLQRVLARRGQLEETGELAKPPGGGRPAKLYRFTSQQLRITDPFAAFKP encoded by the coding sequence ATGACTGATGTGAAGAATGCCAAGTCACCTCTGGGGCCGCAATATCCGATGCGCGATCCCGCAGGAACCGCGAAGTTCCGGCACCAAGCCATTGCTGTCATCCTCAAAACTGACATTGAGGAGGGGCTACAGGTGCTTCTTCACCGTCGCTTACATGAACCTTTTAGTGGTCGATGGGAATTACCGTCCGGATCGGTAGAGGTCAATGAGAACCTGGATCACTCTGTTCGACGCCACCTGAGCCGCTACATTGACCCGCATGTAATCAGTCATCAAGAACAGTTGGGGACATATAGCGATGTTCATCGAGACCCGTATGATCGGACTATCGCCACCTCTTATCTCATTCTGGTGCCCTGGAATGTTGGAGAAATTAACCGTGGCGAAGGGCAGTGGCAGACTGTGTCCCATGCTGGAGACCTGGCTTTTGACCACCAGCGGATATTAGGTGATGGGATAGATCGGCTGCGAGCGAAGCTAAGTTATTCCAATATTTCTTTTGCCTTAGCGCCGCACAGTTTTAGCATTGCGCAACTGCGGGAAGCGTACCGCACTGTTCTGGGTTATGACGTGGCGGCCACAAACTTGCAACGGGTTTTAGCGCGACGCGGCCAATTGGAGGAAACCGGAGAACTTGCTAAACCTCCTGGTGGTGGGCGACCGGCAAAACTATATAGATTTACCTCACAGCAATTGCGTATTACGGATCCTTTTGCTGCTTTTAAACCTTAG
- a CDS encoding SdpI family protein, protein MSLVSALFDTFALIFLGAISLTIAHQSETGRLPRSNQMGIRTTETKKSDRAWEQAHKKAAPLLRYTAYISFLCAAVSLLEGILTASVRLRVITFALTWALVIVFFAYSALTAHRVAKRINQSGG, encoded by the coding sequence ATGTCCTTGGTTTCGGCGCTTTTTGACACCTTTGCTCTGATCTTCTTAGGAGCTATATCTCTTACTATCGCCCACCAATCTGAAACCGGTCGTTTGCCGAGAAGTAACCAAATGGGGATCAGGACAACCGAAACGAAGAAGAGTGATCGAGCCTGGGAGCAGGCGCATAAAAAGGCAGCTCCGTTGCTGCGTTATACCGCTTATATTTCTTTCCTATGCGCCGCTGTTTCCCTCCTTGAAGGAATATTGACGGCCTCGGTACGGCTACGAGTTATCACCTTCGCCCTCACGTGGGCTCTCGTGATTGTCTTTTTTGCCTATTCGGCATTGACCGCTCACCGAGTTGCTAAGAGGATCAATCAATCAGGGGGATAA